Proteins found in one Promicromonospora sukumoe genomic segment:
- a CDS encoding MFS transporter, giving the protein MSATDMPHWKRNVGLFLTGQTISLLGSMLVQFAVMWHLTIETRSGSVLMLSIVFGMLPQAFVSIFGGVWADRHSRKLLIMGADTTIAVVTLGLALLMLSGVDDLWVIYVALAVRSVFAGIQTPAVSAMIPQIVPADQLMRVNGMFQSIQSGMMLLAPALAAAIYASFDIVAVFFVDAATALIGVGMLALVTVPRLVRADGADGPVSYFGDLAAGVRYIGANAPVKWLVALFALVMFLVGAPSYLTPLMVTRTFGDEVWKLTANELFWGGGMLLGGIIMATVGPRIKRRVRLMVGSVLLTGVLVAGLGLSTNMWVFFGLGLLIGIMFAALNTPAFTIIQERVEPEMQGRVFGFVGIVITVAMPLSMVVFGPLADQFSVESLLVLAGVLLVVVLGALLAVPAARRSLAEIDRAPEPAASETAASDEATGAPSSENREPAVPQDTADLH; this is encoded by the coding sequence ATGAGCGCCACGGACATGCCCCACTGGAAGCGGAACGTCGGGCTGTTCCTGACCGGACAGACCATCTCGCTGCTGGGTTCGATGCTGGTCCAGTTCGCCGTCATGTGGCACCTGACCATCGAGACCCGGTCGGGTTCGGTGCTCATGCTCAGCATCGTGTTCGGCATGCTGCCGCAGGCGTTCGTCTCGATCTTCGGCGGCGTCTGGGCGGACCGGCACTCCCGCAAGCTGCTGATCATGGGCGCGGACACCACGATCGCCGTCGTCACGCTCGGCCTGGCGCTGCTCATGCTCAGCGGCGTGGACGACCTGTGGGTCATCTACGTGGCGCTGGCGGTGCGCTCGGTGTTCGCGGGCATCCAGACGCCCGCCGTGAGCGCGATGATCCCCCAGATCGTGCCGGCCGACCAGCTCATGCGGGTCAACGGGATGTTCCAGTCGATCCAGTCGGGCATGATGCTGCTCGCCCCGGCCCTGGCCGCCGCGATCTACGCGTCCTTCGACATCGTCGCGGTGTTCTTCGTGGACGCGGCCACCGCGCTCATCGGCGTCGGGATGCTCGCCCTGGTCACCGTGCCGCGCCTGGTCCGGGCCGACGGCGCGGACGGGCCGGTCAGCTACTTCGGCGACCTCGCGGCCGGCGTGCGCTACATCGGCGCCAACGCCCCCGTGAAGTGGCTGGTCGCGCTGTTCGCGCTGGTCATGTTCCTGGTCGGCGCCCCGAGCTACCTCACGCCGCTGATGGTCACCCGCACGTTCGGCGACGAGGTGTGGAAGCTGACCGCCAACGAGCTGTTCTGGGGCGGCGGCATGCTGCTCGGCGGCATCATCATGGCGACGGTCGGGCCCCGGATCAAGCGGCGGGTGCGGCTCATGGTCGGCTCGGTGCTCCTGACCGGCGTGCTGGTCGCCGGGCTGGGCCTGTCCACCAACATGTGGGTGTTCTTCGGGCTCGGCCTGCTGATCGGCATCATGTTCGCCGCCCTGAACACCCCGGCGTTCACGATCATCCAGGAGCGCGTCGAGCCGGAGATGCAGGGCCGGGTGTTCGGCTTCGTCGGCATCGTGATCACGGTCGCCATGCCGCTGTCGATGGTCGTGTTCGGGCCGCTGGCCGACCAGTTCTCCGTGGAGTCGCTGCTCGTCCTGGCCGGGGTGCTGCTCGTCGTGGTGCTGGGCGCGCTCCTCGCCGTCCCGGCGGCGCGGCGGTCGCTCGCGGAGATCGACCGGGCGCCGGAGCCTGCGGCGTCGGAGACTGCGGCGTCGGACGAGGCGACGGGGGCGCCGTCGTCGGAAAACCGGGAGCCGGCTGTGCCGCAGGACACAGCCGACCTGCACTGA
- a CDS encoding SDR family NAD(P)-dependent oxidoreductase, whose translation MTAALEFDGVRAIVTGGASGIGAAVVTALLERGAQVVAIDRASDGVPQGASGEVADVTDDAAVRAAVEAAARRMGGIDVVVNNAGIGAQGTVADNDDAEWLRVLDVNVLGIVRVTRAALPYLRASAHAAVVNTASIASWTGLPQRALYSASKGAVQALTLAMAADHVREGIRVTCVNPGTVDTPWVGRLLDAAADPEAERAALEARQPTGRLVSPEAVAHAVCYLASPLATATTGTALAVDGGMHELRVRPPEQP comes from the coding sequence GTGACCGCAGCCCTTGAGTTCGACGGCGTCCGCGCCATCGTCACGGGAGGGGCGTCCGGCATCGGCGCCGCCGTCGTGACCGCCCTGCTGGAGCGCGGCGCCCAGGTCGTCGCGATCGACCGCGCGTCCGACGGCGTCCCGCAGGGCGCGTCCGGAGAGGTCGCCGACGTGACCGACGACGCCGCCGTGCGCGCCGCCGTCGAGGCCGCCGCCCGGCGAATGGGCGGCATCGACGTCGTCGTCAACAACGCCGGGATCGGCGCCCAGGGCACCGTCGCCGACAACGACGACGCCGAGTGGCTGCGCGTGCTCGACGTGAACGTCCTCGGCATCGTCCGGGTCACCCGCGCCGCCCTGCCTTACCTGCGCGCCTCGGCGCACGCCGCCGTCGTCAACACCGCGTCGATCGCCTCCTGGACCGGGCTGCCGCAGCGCGCCCTGTACTCCGCCAGCAAGGGCGCCGTCCAGGCGCTCACCCTCGCGATGGCCGCCGACCACGTGCGCGAGGGCATCCGCGTGACCTGCGTGAACCCCGGCACCGTCGACACGCCCTGGGTGGGCCGCCTGCTCGACGCCGCCGCCGACCCTGAGGCCGAGCGCGCCGCCCTGGAGGCCCGCCAGCCCACCGGCCGGCTCGTAAGCCCCGAGGCCGTCGCGCACGCCGTGTGCTACCTCGCCAGCCCGCTCGCCACGGCCACCACCGGCACGGCGCTCGCGGTCGACGGCGGCATGCACGAGCTGCGCGTCCGCCCGCCAGAGCAGCCCTGA
- a CDS encoding fumarylacetoacetate hydrolase family protein has protein sequence MHLLRLGPAGQEIPAVTSDGVTYDLRPLTSDVDGTFLAADGVARTRAALAAGELPVLDGADGLRRGAPVARPAAVVCIGQNYAAHARESGAEPPRLPIVFFKHPNTIGGPDDAVPLPPGAEKVDWEVELAVVIGRRASYLPSVEAAREHVAGYTVVDDVSERAWQLDDSLGQWSKGKCGPGFLPTGPALVPADEVDPGALRLRSFVNGEPRQDSSTADMIFGVAEIVHHLSQYMALEPGDLICTGTPEGVALSGRFPYLRDGDVVTLEIEGLGRQRHAFTTTRGTAS, from the coding sequence ATGCACCTGCTCCGCCTGGGCCCCGCCGGCCAGGAGATCCCCGCCGTCACCTCCGACGGCGTCACCTACGACCTGCGCCCGCTCACCTCCGACGTCGACGGCACCTTCCTCGCCGCCGACGGCGTGGCGCGCACCCGGGCCGCGCTCGCGGCGGGGGAGCTGCCCGTGCTCGACGGCGCGGACGGGCTGCGCCGCGGGGCGCCGGTCGCGCGGCCCGCCGCCGTCGTCTGCATCGGGCAGAACTATGCCGCGCACGCGCGCGAGTCCGGCGCGGAGCCGCCGCGCCTGCCGATCGTCTTCTTCAAGCACCCCAACACGATCGGCGGCCCGGACGACGCCGTGCCGCTGCCGCCCGGCGCCGAGAAGGTCGACTGGGAGGTGGAGCTCGCGGTCGTGATCGGCCGGCGCGCGAGCTACCTGCCGTCGGTCGAGGCGGCGCGCGAGCACGTCGCGGGCTACACGGTGGTGGACGACGTCAGCGAGCGGGCGTGGCAGCTCGACGACTCGCTCGGCCAGTGGTCCAAGGGCAAGTGCGGCCCGGGGTTCCTGCCCACCGGCCCGGCGCTCGTCCCGGCCGACGAGGTGGACCCGGGCGCCCTGCGGCTGCGCTCCTTCGTCAACGGGGAGCCGCGGCAGGACTCGTCGACGGCGGACATGATCTTCGGTGTCGCCGAGATCGTGCACCATCTGTCGCAGTACATGGCGCTGGAGCCGGGCGACCTGATCTGCACGGGCACGCCCGAGGGCGTCGCCCTGTCGGGCCGCTTCCCGTACCTGCGGGACGGCGACGTCGTCACCCTGGAGATCGAGGGCCTCGGCCGCCAGCGCCACGCGTTCACCACCACGAGAGGAACTGCCTCATGA
- a CDS encoding SGNH/GDSL hydrolase family protein encodes MTGSGTTERLVFVGDSITDAGRDRADATSLGDGYVRLVAAALPGAQVRNLGIGGDRAVDLEARWDRDVAASAPDVLTLYVGVNDTWRRFDADDPTSAEDFEATYRRLLDRVPGSPRLVLVEPFLLPVRPEQQGWLDDLAGKREVVGRLAAETGATPVPLHTVLTAAAEHAGAQELAPDGVHPTPAASQLIADAWLAAHRSGAPSAADGGAKRSA; translated from the coding sequence ATGACCGGCAGCGGAACCACCGAGCGGCTCGTCTTCGTCGGCGACTCGATCACCGACGCGGGCCGCGACCGCGCGGACGCCACCTCGCTCGGCGACGGCTACGTACGCCTCGTCGCGGCCGCCCTGCCCGGCGCCCAGGTGCGCAACCTCGGCATCGGCGGCGACCGCGCCGTCGACCTGGAGGCCCGCTGGGACCGCGACGTCGCGGCGAGCGCCCCCGACGTCCTCACCCTGTACGTGGGCGTCAACGACACCTGGCGTCGGTTCGACGCCGACGACCCCACGAGCGCCGAGGACTTCGAGGCGACGTACCGCCGGCTGCTGGACCGGGTGCCCGGCAGCCCCCGCCTGGTCCTCGTCGAGCCGTTCCTGCTGCCGGTGCGGCCGGAGCAGCAGGGCTGGCTCGACGACCTCGCCGGCAAGCGCGAGGTCGTGGGGCGGCTCGCGGCCGAGACGGGGGCCACGCCGGTGCCGCTGCACACGGTCCTCACCGCCGCCGCGGAGCACGCGGGGGCGCAGGAGCTCGCCCCCGACGGCGTGCATCCCACGCCCGCGGCGTCGCAGCTCATCGCGGACGCCTGGCTGGCGGCCCACCGCTCGGGTGCGCCGTCGGCGGCCGACGGAGGCGCCAAGAGGAGTGCCTGA
- a CDS encoding SpoIIE family protein phosphatase, with translation MRSAWFEAATAPSAIGREAREVAWDATPLGPPDTWPESLRHAVRLCFSTRFPVMMVWGPDLTLIYNDGYREMLGTDKHPGALGGPARVVWAEIWDDIGPLFDAVLTTGQPTLSRDLLLLMNRSGYDEETYFTFSYSPLLDDDGRVVGVLDIATETTLEVINQRRLVALGEVHATLPTTFTDLRTFALPVLRVLSRSGDIARAALYDVRGPGIVLETGQAREPAELAAVLRALRSGRRQVAPGMVVKPVRSGHDSTILAVLVLRATVVRPWDADYVRFMVVLSTTVAAALRDVVRRRVNDDALQLRAARSEEERNRATEVSLALQQAVLTEPPQFDGLEVVVHYQPAAAERDIGGDWYDAFATRDGATTLVIGDVIGHDLRAAVAMGQLRALVRAIGYDSQGTPARVLERVDAAIDGLALGNAATATALVARVEQATGRSRTVRWSSAGHLPPILVRADGTSEILRIRNDLLLGMDSGAARQDHAVDLCPGDTLVLYTDGLIETRTAGLRARLDQLAKVLEGTHDAALGVVVETALSGMLSTDVDDDVAIVIVRAAAEPASHEEW, from the coding sequence GTGAGATCGGCATGGTTCGAGGCGGCGACGGCACCCAGCGCCATCGGGCGCGAGGCCCGCGAGGTGGCGTGGGACGCCACCCCGCTGGGCCCGCCCGACACCTGGCCGGAGTCGCTGCGGCACGCCGTCCGGCTCTGCTTCTCCACGCGGTTCCCCGTGATGATGGTCTGGGGCCCCGACCTGACGCTGATCTACAACGACGGCTACCGGGAGATGCTCGGCACGGACAAGCACCCGGGTGCGCTGGGCGGCCCCGCGCGCGTCGTCTGGGCCGAGATCTGGGACGACATCGGCCCGCTGTTCGACGCCGTGCTGACCACGGGGCAGCCCACGCTCAGCCGTGACCTGCTCCTGCTGATGAACCGCTCCGGTTATGACGAGGAGACCTACTTCACCTTCTCGTACAGCCCCCTGCTGGACGACGACGGCCGGGTCGTGGGCGTGCTCGACATCGCGACGGAGACCACGCTCGAGGTGATCAACCAGCGACGCCTGGTCGCGCTCGGCGAGGTGCACGCGACCCTGCCCACGACGTTCACCGACCTGCGTACCTTCGCGCTGCCCGTGCTCCGGGTGCTGTCCCGCAGCGGCGACATCGCCCGCGCCGCGCTGTACGACGTGCGTGGCCCGGGGATCGTCCTGGAGACCGGGCAGGCCCGGGAGCCGGCCGAGCTGGCCGCCGTCCTGCGGGCGCTGCGCTCCGGCCGGCGCCAGGTGGCCCCCGGCATGGTGGTCAAACCCGTCCGCTCGGGCCACGACAGCACGATCCTCGCCGTCCTCGTGCTGCGCGCCACGGTGGTGCGGCCGTGGGACGCGGACTACGTCCGCTTCATGGTCGTGCTGTCGACGACGGTCGCCGCGGCGCTGCGCGACGTCGTCCGCCGCCGCGTCAACGACGACGCGCTGCAGCTCCGGGCCGCCCGCTCGGAGGAGGAACGCAACCGCGCCACCGAGGTGTCCCTGGCGCTGCAGCAGGCCGTGCTCACCGAACCACCGCAGTTCGACGGCCTCGAGGTCGTCGTGCACTACCAGCCGGCCGCGGCCGAGCGGGACATCGGCGGCGACTGGTACGACGCGTTCGCGACCCGGGACGGCGCGACGACCCTCGTGATCGGCGACGTGATCGGGCACGACCTGCGCGCCGCCGTCGCGATGGGCCAGCTCCGTGCGCTCGTACGCGCCATCGGCTACGACAGCCAGGGGACGCCCGCGCGGGTGCTGGAGCGCGTGGACGCCGCCATCGACGGCCTCGCGCTCGGCAACGCCGCGACCGCCACCGCCCTGGTGGCCCGCGTGGAGCAGGCGACCGGCCGGTCCCGGACCGTGCGGTGGTCCAGCGCCGGGCACCTGCCGCCCATCCTGGTCCGGGCCGACGGCACGAGCGAGATCCTGCGGATACGCAACGACCTGCTCCTCGGCATGGACTCCGGTGCGGCCCGGCAGGACCACGCGGTGGACCTGTGTCCCGGCGACACGCTCGTGCTCTACACCGACGGGCTGATCGAGACGAGGACGGCCGGCCTGCGCGCCCGGCTGGACCAGCTCGCCAAGGTGCTCGAGGGAACCCACGACGCCGCGCTCGGCGTCGTGGTCGAGACGGCCCTGTCCGGCATGCTCTCGACCGACGTCGACGACGACGTCGCGATCGTGATCGTGCGCGCCGCCGCGGAGCCGGCGTCCCACGAGGAGTGGTGA
- the tyrS gene encoding tyrosine--tRNA ligase, which yields MTHIFDELQWRGLVAQSTDEAALRSALSEGTVDYYVGFDPTAPSLHIGNLVQILTARRLQDAGHRPYLLVGGATGLIGDPRDSGERTLNSPEIVASWVERIRAQIEPHLSFEGGNAASMVNNLDWTAPMSAIEFLRDIGKHFRMGTMLSKDIVARRLASDEGISFTEFSYQVLQGMDYRELYRRHGITLQLGGNDQWGNLLAGVELIRKAEGVGAHALTTPLITKADGTKFGKSEGGSVWLDPEMTSPYAFYQFWLNQADADVVSYLKVFTFRSRDEIAELEREVAERPFAREAQKALAGDVTTLVHGAGATEAVIAASQALFGRGSLDDLDVRTLAGAVSELPRVTAKAGDLVADLMVGSGLVASKGAARRAIAEGGAYVNNVKVTSDDAALAPEDLLHGRYAVLRRGKKTLAVAASE from the coding sequence GTGACCCACATCTTCGACGAGCTGCAATGGCGAGGCCTGGTGGCGCAGTCCACCGACGAGGCCGCGCTGCGTTCTGCACTGTCGGAGGGCACCGTGGACTATTACGTGGGCTTCGACCCCACGGCTCCGTCGCTGCACATCGGCAACCTCGTCCAGATCCTCACGGCACGCAGGCTGCAGGACGCCGGCCACCGGCCCTACCTGCTGGTCGGCGGCGCGACGGGCCTCATCGGCGACCCCCGCGACTCGGGCGAGCGCACGCTCAACTCGCCCGAGATCGTGGCGAGCTGGGTCGAGCGCATCCGCGCCCAGATCGAGCCGCACCTCTCCTTCGAGGGGGGCAACGCCGCGAGCATGGTGAACAACCTCGACTGGACCGCCCCCATGTCCGCGATCGAGTTCCTGCGCGACATCGGCAAGCACTTCCGGATGGGCACCATGCTGTCCAAGGACATCGTGGCCCGACGGCTCGCCTCGGACGAGGGCATCAGCTTCACCGAGTTCAGCTACCAGGTGCTGCAGGGCATGGACTACCGCGAGCTGTACCGGCGGCACGGCATCACCCTGCAGCTCGGCGGCAACGACCAGTGGGGCAACCTGCTGGCCGGCGTCGAGCTGATCCGCAAGGCGGAGGGGGTCGGGGCGCACGCCCTGACGACGCCGCTCATCACCAAGGCGGACGGCACCAAGTTCGGCAAGTCCGAGGGCGGCTCCGTCTGGCTCGACCCGGAGATGACCAGCCCGTACGCCTTCTACCAGTTCTGGCTCAACCAGGCCGACGCCGACGTCGTGAGCTACCTCAAGGTGTTCACCTTCCGCTCCCGCGACGAGATCGCGGAGCTCGAGCGGGAGGTCGCCGAGCGGCCGTTCGCGCGCGAGGCCCAGAAGGCGCTCGCGGGTGACGTGACCACGCTGGTGCACGGCGCCGGGGCGACGGAGGCGGTCATCGCGGCGAGCCAGGCGCTGTTCGGCCGCGGCTCGCTCGACGACCTCGACGTGCGCACCCTCGCGGGCGCGGTCTCCGAGCTGCCGCGCGTGACGGCCAAGGCCGGCGACCTGGTCGCCGACCTGATGGTCGGGTCCGGCCTGGTCGCGTCCAAGGGCGCCGCGCGGCGCGCGATCGCCGAGGGCGGTGCGTACGTGAACAACGTCAAGGTCACGTCCGACGACGCCGCGCTCGCTCCCGAGGACCTGCTCCACGGGCGGTACGCGGTGCTGCGCCGGGGCAAGAAGACCCTGGCGGTCGCCGCCTCGGAGTGA
- the glmS gene encoding glutamine--fructose-6-phosphate transaminase (isomerizing): MCGIVGYIGGQNAAPLLVEALGRLEHRGYDSAGVAVVGSQLKVTKRAGRVRDLAEVLPKRMSGRVGIGHTRWATHGPATDVNAHPHTDMSGTVAVVHNGIIDNAAALRARLTGQGIELASDTDTEVFAHLVSLSTADTLEGKVIDALDAVEGTYGLAVVHADFPDRVVVARNGSPLLVGVGEKEMFVASDLAALVRHTTTVAHLADGELATVTAAGFTTFRRDLTRTQTTAREVDVDPSAYEHGQIDGRPRMYTEMLEQPASVERALRGRLDERFATAHLGGLEMDARALRAVRRVKILGCGSAYYVGQMGASLVEELARVPADAEAASEFRYRDPVIEPDTLYVAVSQSGETIDTLLAVEEIKRKGGHVIGLVNVVGSAIARACDGGIYLHAGPEIAVASTKALTTMYVGFALLALQLGRVRDLSVADGRRLVAGLQALPAQIEQVLDGEERIAEAAKALAAAESLFFVGRVRGYPVAREGAQKFKEISYRHAEAYQMSELKHGPLALISPEVPTVAIVPDDELTDRNVAALHEIDARGGPLVVITHAGVDLGELRAERIDVPRNERELDPLLLTVPLQLLAYHAALTLGHDVDKPRNLAKSVTVE; the protein is encoded by the coding sequence ATGTGTGGAATCGTCGGTTACATCGGCGGCCAGAACGCCGCCCCCCTGCTGGTCGAGGCGCTCGGCAGGCTGGAGCACCGCGGGTACGACTCCGCGGGCGTCGCCGTCGTCGGCTCCCAGCTCAAGGTCACCAAGCGCGCCGGCCGGGTCCGGGACCTCGCCGAGGTGCTGCCCAAGCGGATGTCCGGACGCGTCGGCATCGGCCACACCCGGTGGGCGACGCACGGTCCCGCGACCGACGTGAACGCGCACCCGCACACCGACATGAGCGGCACGGTCGCCGTCGTGCACAACGGCATCATCGACAACGCCGCCGCGTTGCGCGCCCGCCTCACCGGCCAGGGCATCGAGCTCGCGAGCGACACCGACACGGAGGTGTTCGCCCACCTCGTCTCGCTGTCCACCGCGGACACGCTGGAGGGCAAGGTGATCGACGCGCTCGACGCGGTGGAGGGCACCTACGGGCTCGCCGTCGTCCACGCGGACTTCCCCGACCGGGTGGTGGTGGCGCGCAACGGCAGCCCGCTGCTGGTCGGCGTGGGGGAGAAGGAGATGTTCGTGGCCTCGGACCTTGCCGCCCTCGTCCGCCACACCACCACCGTCGCCCACCTGGCCGACGGCGAGCTGGCGACCGTCACGGCCGCGGGCTTCACCACGTTCCGCCGGGACCTGACCCGCACGCAGACCACGGCCCGCGAGGTCGACGTCGACCCCAGCGCCTACGAGCACGGCCAGATCGACGGCCGCCCGCGCATGTACACCGAGATGCTGGAGCAGCCCGCCAGCGTGGAGCGCGCCCTGCGCGGCCGGCTGGACGAACGCTTCGCCACCGCGCACCTGGGCGGCCTCGAGATGGACGCCCGCGCGCTGCGCGCCGTCCGCCGCGTCAAGATCCTGGGCTGCGGCTCGGCGTACTACGTGGGACAGATGGGGGCGTCGCTCGTCGAGGAGCTCGCCCGCGTCCCCGCCGACGCCGAGGCCGCGAGCGAGTTCCGCTACCGCGACCCCGTCATCGAGCCCGACACCCTGTATGTCGCGGTCAGCCAGTCGGGCGAGACCATCGACACGCTGCTGGCCGTCGAGGAGATCAAGCGCAAGGGCGGCCACGTCATCGGCCTGGTCAACGTCGTCGGCTCCGCGATCGCCCGCGCCTGCGACGGCGGCATCTACCTGCACGCCGGGCCCGAGATCGCCGTCGCCTCCACCAAGGCGCTCACCACCATGTACGTGGGCTTCGCCCTGCTGGCCCTCCAGCTCGGCCGGGTCCGTGACCTCTCCGTCGCCGACGGGCGCCGGCTCGTCGCCGGCCTGCAGGCCCTGCCGGCCCAGATCGAGCAGGTGCTCGACGGCGAGGAGCGGATCGCGGAGGCTGCCAAGGCGCTTGCGGCCGCCGAGAGCCTGTTCTTCGTGGGCCGCGTGCGCGGCTACCCGGTGGCGCGGGAGGGCGCGCAGAAGTTCAAGGAGATCAGCTACCGGCACGCCGAGGCGTACCAGATGTCCGAGCTGAAGCACGGACCGCTCGCGCTCATCTCGCCGGAGGTGCCCACCGTCGCGATCGTGCCCGACGACGAGCTGACCGACCGGAACGTGGCCGCCCTGCACGAGATCGACGCGCGCGGCGGCCCCCTCGTGGTCATCACGCACGCCGGCGTGGACCTGGGGGAGCTGCGGGCGGAGCGCATCGACGTGCCCCGCAACGAGCGGGAGCTCGACCCGCTGCTCCTGACGGTCCCGCTCCAGCTGTTGGCGTATCACGCGGCGCTGACGCTCGGTCATGACGTGGACAAGCCGCGGAACCTGGCGAAGTCCGTCACCGTGGAATGA